Genomic segment of Melanotaenia boesemani isolate fMelBoe1 chromosome 10, fMelBoe1.pri, whole genome shotgun sequence:
TAAAAAATGACTGGAATGATGTATGGGTTATACATTGAAAAAATACTGGGTTATAAATGGTCATTGTCAACCTGTCAGAAAAGTATAGAGTGAGTGAGAGTGAGAACAGATTTCTGGTTAAAACCTCTTCCAATTTGAGGAACTGGATGGACACAGTTGAGATTTCCAACTTGGAAGGATTCCCACTGGAGACtaaaacaaacttaatttcATGCCAAATGGGACAAATGGATATGTAGTGACATGAAAATGAGGGGGCAttattttaagtatttattcttttattctgtATGTACGGATGAATATATTCCCAAGAGCTATAAAGATCAGAGTAACATCACATTTCACTAGTAATTTACAGCAGAAATTGGTTCAactcatagactgtatataaaactgCTCCTAAAAACTACTATCTGGGCTCGATTAGTTGGACTGCTAACTACTAGCCGCTAAGTGCTAGCTGTTCGATTGTTTCAAACTGCTTCAACTGCAGCTGCGTGTAGTGCGTGTGCAGCCCCAGGTCGTGGTGTTAGCTTGGCGGCTAATTCTGAAACTAACATCCAGAAGCTTATTTCGGTTAGTTAGTTATTTAGGTTAGTTAGTGATCTTGTGTCGTTAGTTATCTGTTAACCTGTTAAAGATGGCAGGCGACGCTGTGAAACTCTCCAAAAACCTGATGCGTATGAAGGTTGGTATTAGCCAATTCTGCTAGCTTTCTGAGCTGTCAGCGCCGAACTTCGTTGATAAATCTGTAAATTAGACGTTTCCGTTGTAAAAGCGTGTGTTATGTGATTCGGTTGGCAAAAAATGAAGTAATTACGTCGGGTCTAAATTAGTCATTAATTcggaataaatgaaaatgcagagctggtattttaaataattgtttactAATATTGTTATTCAGATCATATCGGCGGAACTTTAATCATGTATGATGGCACGAGTGGTATTTTTGTGCTGTAAGAAGTTGATTTCAGTTGTTAGtaattgtttttggttttacagtTATTTCTGGTATTGGTCATGATAATGTACAGCTGATTGATTGATGACAGTCAGTGTGAATCTATGTGATGATTTCTGAGTTAAACtgatttcttttctgtttcttgttgCAGTTCATGCAGAGAGGTCTGGATGCTGAGACAaagaagcagctggaggaaGATGAGAAGAAGATCATCAGTGATGAACATTGGTACCTGGACCTGCCAGAGCTCAAAGCTAAAGAGTAGGTGTCCAAATGTCCTGATGCAGCTGTGAGCTGAACGTCTGCTCAGGAAAATGAGGTTCAGATGGATGAAGAAGGTGTGTTTTCTCTGTCAGGAACCTGATCATGGAGGAGAAGAGTTTTGGACCTTGTGAGGACCTGTTTTTTGGCCGGCTGTCATTCAGAGGCTTTAACCCAGAAGTGGAGGTCAGTGGGTCTTCGTCGGTTCTGATTTGTTTGGTTTCTGCTTCATCAGCTGATCAGTCATTGATCTGCTTCCAAACTGAGAGCTGATGGATTTGTTTATCAGGGCCATGTTTTGACTTTCAAAATTAAGTttgaaaatcacaaaaaaacaatcacatggTGATGATCTTTGAGGACAGCCAGTCTCTGCATGTTTCAGCTGTTTGCCTGTCGGTTGCAGAAACTGATGGCTTTGTTCAATCCAAAAGctgaaaaggaggaggaagaggaggaagatgtgAGGCGGATGCAGACGGATGTCACAGAT
This window contains:
- the mphosph6 gene encoding M-phase phosphoprotein 6 — protein: MAGDAVKLSKNLMRMKFMQRGLDAETKKQLEEDEKKIISDEHWYLDLPELKAKENLIMEEKSFGPCEDLFFGRLSFRGFNPEVEKLMALFNPKAEKEEEEEEDVRRMQTDVTDEEMALRYESLVGSMKKKFAKKRERTLIEDVNDNETGTERKRTFVKPQD